In Brevibacillus brevis NBRC 100599, a single genomic region encodes these proteins:
- a CDS encoding MFS transporter, whose product MISPSVFLNRYPREAIFFLIASFINSSGSAFMWPLTTLYVHTILQRSMTEAGFVLMIQSLAGIFGQFIGGSLFHRLGAKRLIVGALIFQGLIQFSIPFVQSWPAYLILMMGLGFTFNLSFPAIQAFIGFRWKEQRRELFNIVYVGNNLGMAIGTALAGVIATLSFQLTFWFNSTSTLLFALFFFLFMKNISHQELVGENLEEQQKHHVKNSFTLLFRYQLYLFMALGAALIFFSNTVWNTGVAPYITEQGMPLSSYSWLWTINGIIIFAGQPITSWIKRLLNQSLSAQLVVSAIAYAVGFGCMLVYHGSYYAFVVGMVITTFGEMLISPTIPTFISEKTGENAPFYLGVVGAITTGGRLLGPLAMGFMYDHGGIHPTLFLATLVSAGSVLLCLLHAYFHRENRAEVAKY is encoded by the coding sequence GTGATATCACCGTCAGTTTTCCTCAATCGCTATCCACGTGAGGCCATTTTCTTCCTCATCGCCAGCTTTATTAACTCCTCCGGGAGCGCTTTTATGTGGCCACTTACTACCTTATACGTACATACCATTTTGCAACGCTCGATGACGGAAGCCGGATTCGTCCTGATGATCCAATCTCTCGCTGGCATCTTCGGCCAATTCATCGGCGGATCGTTGTTTCATCGACTAGGTGCCAAGCGGCTTATTGTCGGCGCATTGATCTTTCAAGGTCTTATTCAATTTTCTATTCCTTTCGTTCAGAGTTGGCCTGCCTACCTGATTCTCATGATGGGGCTTGGTTTTACCTTCAACCTGTCGTTTCCAGCGATTCAGGCATTTATTGGTTTCCGCTGGAAGGAGCAGCGTCGTGAATTATTTAACATCGTCTACGTCGGCAATAATTTGGGGATGGCAATCGGAACCGCGTTGGCTGGCGTCATTGCCACTTTATCCTTCCAGCTTACTTTTTGGTTCAACAGCACGAGCACCTTATTGTTTGCCTTGTTCTTCTTCCTTTTTATGAAGAATATATCCCATCAGGAGCTGGTCGGAGAAAACCTGGAAGAACAGCAAAAGCATCACGTAAAAAACAGCTTTACCCTGCTATTCCGCTACCAATTGTACTTGTTTATGGCATTGGGCGCAGCATTGATTTTCTTTTCGAATACGGTATGGAACACCGGCGTTGCTCCTTATATTACCGAACAAGGCATGCCGCTGTCTTCGTATAGCTGGCTGTGGACGATCAACGGGATTATCATTTTTGCCGGGCAGCCCATCACTTCCTGGATCAAGCGGCTGTTGAATCAGAGCTTGTCTGCCCAACTCGTCGTCAGTGCCATCGCGTATGCTGTCGGTTTTGGGTGTATGCTTGTCTACCACGGTAGTTATTACGCATTTGTTGTCGGAATGGTTATCACTACGTTTGGAGAAATGCTCATCTCGCCAACTATCCCTACTTTTATATCGGAAAAAACCGGAGAGAATGCACCCTTTTATTTGGGGGTCGTAGGGGCGATTACAACTGGTGGAAGGCTCTTGGGGCCGCTGGCTATGGGGTTCATGTATGACCATGGTGGCATTCATCCAACTTTGTTCTTGGCAACGCTTGTCTCTGCGGGTTCGGTCCTGCTCTGTCTGTTACACGCTTATTTTCATCGGGAAAATCGAGCAGAGGTTGCTAAATACTGA
- a CDS encoding methionine ABC transporter permease: MDWTFENVDWAEIGEGTMDTLTMLGFSTLFTVLIGLPLGIILFLTSRGQLLQNRTFYTIASFVVNVLRSVPFIILMILLIPVTKMIVGTSLGVLGAIPPLVFGAAPFFARLVETSLREIDKGVIEAAQSMGASNWQIVWNVLLPESRSGLIAGITITTVTLVSYTAMSGVIGGGGLGDLAIRYGYQRFQTDVMVVTVVILLVMVQILQSLGDRLVLKFSRK, from the coding sequence ATGGACTGGACATTCGAAAATGTGGATTGGGCTGAAATCGGCGAAGGTACGATGGACACGCTCACGATGCTTGGCTTCTCCACTCTGTTTACCGTCCTGATTGGTTTGCCGTTGGGCATCATTTTGTTTTTGACTTCTCGCGGACAGCTTTTGCAAAACCGCACTTTTTATACCATTGCATCATTCGTTGTCAACGTATTGCGCTCGGTACCATTTATCATTCTGATGATCTTGCTGATTCCAGTGACGAAAATGATCGTAGGGACTTCACTCGGCGTACTAGGTGCCATTCCGCCGCTCGTATTTGGTGCCGCTCCGTTTTTCGCACGTTTGGTGGAAACCTCTCTGCGTGAGATTGATAAGGGCGTGATTGAGGCCGCACAATCTATGGGTGCATCCAATTGGCAGATCGTCTGGAATGTCCTTTTGCCAGAGTCTAGATCCGGTTTGATCGCGGGTATTACGATCACGACGGTAACACTGGTCTCCTACACAGCAATGTCTGGGGTAATTGGCGGTGGTGGTTTGGGTGACTTGGCGATCCGATACGGTTATCAGCGTTTCCAAACCGATGTTATGGTTGTGACTGTTGTTATTTTGCTGGTGATGGTACAGATCTTACAGTCGCTGGGGGACCGTCTGGTTCTGAAATTCAGCCGTAAATAG
- a CDS encoding SDR family oxidoreductase, with protein sequence MNKLVVITGVTRGLGREMVERFHEAGWTVAGCGRSEKEVQGLREQFGEQHHFSVVDVSVMEQVEKWAEEVRAEVGVPDLLINNASIINRNSPVIGLEANEFSRVMDINVNGVFYVIRAFLPFMVQRANGGVVVNISSYWGRYGEAFLSPYCASKFAIEGLTQSLAAELPEGMAAVTLDPGGSIDTAMLRSCSPEDVDSAPNPVEWSRVAVPYIIGLGPQDNGKSLTCPPVRKRTN encoded by the coding sequence ATGAACAAGCTGGTAGTGATTACAGGCGTGACACGTGGTTTGGGCAGGGAAATGGTCGAGCGTTTTCACGAAGCAGGCTGGACAGTTGCAGGCTGCGGTCGTTCGGAAAAAGAGGTGCAAGGATTGCGAGAGCAATTCGGAGAACAGCATCATTTTTCTGTCGTCGACGTTTCGGTCATGGAGCAAGTGGAAAAGTGGGCAGAGGAAGTCAGAGCCGAGGTGGGCGTTCCCGATCTGTTGATTAACAATGCTTCTATTATAAACCGGAACAGCCCAGTCATTGGTCTTGAGGCAAATGAGTTTTCGAGAGTCATGGACATCAACGTGAATGGTGTTTTCTATGTAATTCGCGCCTTTTTACCGTTTATGGTTCAGCGCGCAAATGGAGGAGTCGTCGTCAATATCAGCTCATACTGGGGAAGATATGGGGAAGCGTTTTTATCGCCATACTGCGCTTCGAAGTTCGCCATCGAAGGATTGACGCAATCATTGGCAGCCGAATTGCCTGAGGGAATGGCCGCCGTGACGCTTGATCCAGGAGGCAGTATCGATACTGCCATGCTCCGTTCATGCTCGCCAGAAGATGTGGACAGCGCACCAAATCCGGTAGAGTGGAGCCGTGTGGCGGTACCGTACATCATCGGCCTTGGTCCGCAAGACAATGGAAAGTCGCTTACCTGCCCACCCGTGAGAAAAAGAACTAACTGA
- a CDS encoding methionine ABC transporter ATP-binding protein, translating into MIQLRHLHKSYQVQGKTIPALTGIDLSIEQGEIYGIIGHSGAGKSTLIRCINLLERPTSGEVIVDGVDLTKLDEGKLQEKRRAIGMIFQHFNLLSSSTVGENVAFPLKLAKRSKAEIDKKVNELLKLVGLEAHKDKYPSQLSGGQKQRVGIARALANDPKVLLCDEATSALDPQTTNSILALLLDINRKLGLTIVLITHEMHVIRSICDRVGVIDGGKIVESGNVLDVFLRPKHPTTQEFVEQVADSTELREAVEHEKASGNRTIARVTFLGEKTYQPILFQTMQETGTVFSILQGTISRMKDTPYGQLVIELEGDVAQNQKTIETLRQRGLEVEVI; encoded by the coding sequence TTGATCCAACTGCGTCATTTGCATAAAAGCTATCAAGTACAAGGTAAAACCATCCCAGCGTTAACGGGGATCGACCTTTCCATAGAGCAAGGCGAAATATACGGGATTATCGGACACTCTGGTGCAGGGAAAAGTACGTTGATCCGGTGCATCAATTTGCTAGAGCGCCCAACTTCGGGGGAAGTTATTGTGGACGGCGTCGATTTGACGAAGCTGGATGAAGGGAAGCTGCAAGAAAAGCGCCGCGCAATCGGCATGATTTTTCAGCATTTCAACTTGCTGTCTTCTTCGACGGTCGGCGAAAATGTTGCTTTTCCGCTCAAGCTGGCAAAGCGTTCGAAGGCAGAGATTGATAAGAAAGTAAACGAGCTGCTGAAGCTGGTTGGCTTGGAGGCACATAAGGACAAATATCCGTCTCAGCTGTCTGGCGGACAGAAGCAGCGTGTCGGGATCGCCCGTGCGCTCGCGAATGATCCAAAAGTGCTGCTCTGCGACGAAGCGACATCAGCTCTCGATCCGCAGACGACGAACTCCATTCTGGCACTGCTCTTGGACATCAACCGCAAGCTGGGCTTGACCATTGTGTTGATTACCCACGAGATGCACGTCATTCGCTCCATTTGTGATCGTGTCGGCGTGATTGATGGAGGAAAGATCGTCGAATCGGGTAACGTACTAGATGTATTCCTTCGTCCAAAGCATCCAACGACACAAGAATTCGTGGAGCAAGTAGCCGATTCTACAGAGCTGCGCGAAGCGGTCGAGCACGAAAAGGCTTCGGGGAACCGCACGATTGCTCGTGTCACCTTCCTCGGAGAAAAAACGTACCAGCCAATCCTTTTCCAAACGATGCAAGAGACAGGTACGGTGTTTAGTATTTTGCAGGGAACGATTTCTCGCATGAAAGATACGCCGTATGGTCAGTTAGTGATCGAGCTGGAAGGCGATGTCGCACAGAATCAAAAGACCATCGAGACGCTGCGCCAACGTGGCTTGGAAGTAGAGGTGATATAA
- the rnjA gene encoding ribonuclease J1 translates to MLGGKRLSDVKIFAMGGLGEIGKNMYCVEYEDEIIIIDCGVKFPENEMFGIDLVIPDISYLKDNQHKIKALLLTHGHEDHIGAIPYILRQIKVPIYGGRLTLGLVKAKLEEHRLQNEVKLIPISEDTEIPFAKLKATFFRTNHSIPDSLGVVLYTPEGMVIHTGDFKFDMTPVGQTTEYGKIARIGASGDVLALLSDSTNSERPGFTMSERTVGEGILDVVRKARGRIILATFASNVHRLQQVVDAAEQCNRKVAVIGRSMEKVFLIGQELGYIQMPEGMLIDIKHIDNYADNQVLIICTGSQGEPMAALTRIASGSHRTVSIYPEDTVIISASPIPGNTINVSRTIDKLYRAGANVVLSHAFDIHASGHGSSEELKLMLNFIRPKYFIPIHGEYRMLKTHSKLAQQVGIEESNIFIMDNGEVLNCNREKAWLSKVQAGIVLIDGSGVGDVGNIVLRDRKHLAEDGLMVVVVSLDMKNFKILTGPDIVSRGFVYVRGSESLIQEATQLVRGRLQEALDKKIKEWSELKSQINEVIKPFIYEKTGRNPMILTILMEV, encoded by the coding sequence ATGTTAGGAGGAAAGAGATTGAGCGACGTTAAGATTTTCGCGATGGGCGGCCTCGGCGAGATCGGAAAAAATATGTACTGCGTCGAGTATGAGGACGAAATCATCATCATTGACTGCGGGGTGAAATTCCCCGAGAATGAAATGTTTGGTATTGATCTGGTTATCCCGGATATTTCTTATCTGAAGGATAACCAGCACAAGATCAAAGCACTTTTGTTAACGCACGGACATGAGGATCACATTGGTGCGATTCCTTATATTTTACGGCAAATTAAGGTGCCGATCTACGGTGGTCGTCTGACCCTGGGCTTGGTCAAGGCGAAGCTGGAAGAGCACCGTTTGCAAAATGAAGTGAAGCTGATTCCAATTTCGGAAGATACGGAAATTCCTTTTGCCAAGCTGAAGGCGACATTCTTCCGTACGAACCACAGTATTCCGGATTCCCTGGGAGTTGTGCTCTATACACCAGAGGGAATGGTCATTCACACGGGTGACTTCAAGTTTGACATGACACCAGTCGGACAAACAACGGAGTACGGAAAAATTGCACGCATTGGTGCGAGTGGAGACGTCTTGGCGCTTTTGTCCGACAGTACGAACAGTGAGCGTCCTGGATTTACGATGTCGGAGAGAACGGTAGGGGAAGGGATTCTCGATGTGGTACGCAAAGCGCGTGGACGCATCATCCTGGCTACCTTTGCTTCCAACGTGCATCGCCTGCAACAGGTGGTAGACGCTGCCGAGCAATGCAATCGCAAAGTGGCGGTTATTGGCCGCAGTATGGAAAAGGTTTTCTTGATTGGACAAGAGCTGGGTTACATCCAAATGCCAGAGGGCATGTTGATTGATATTAAGCACATCGACAACTACGCGGACAACCAAGTGCTTATTATTTGCACGGGTAGTCAAGGTGAGCCGATGGCAGCGTTGACCCGAATTGCTTCCGGATCGCACCGTACTGTTTCCATTTATCCAGAAGATACGGTTATCATTTCCGCATCCCCGATTCCTGGGAACACAATCAACGTCAGTCGCACGATAGACAAGCTGTACCGTGCAGGTGCCAACGTGGTATTGAGTCATGCGTTTGACATCCACGCATCTGGACATGGCAGCAGTGAAGAATTGAAGCTCATGCTCAACTTCATTCGTCCGAAATATTTCATCCCGATCCACGGGGAATACCGGATGCTCAAGACTCACTCCAAGCTGGCCCAACAGGTTGGGATCGAGGAGAGCAACATCTTTATTATGGACAACGGCGAAGTGCTGAATTGCAACCGCGAAAAAGCGTGGCTCAGCAAAGTACAAGCAGGGATTGTCCTCATTGATGGCAGCGGTGTAGGCGACGTCGGCAATATCGTTCTGCGCGATCGCAAGCATTTGGCAGAGGATGGCTTGATGGTTGTAGTTGTCAGCCTGGATATGAAGAACTTCAAAATTTTGACGGGCCCAGATATCGTGAGCCGCGGGTTCGTATACGTACGCGGTTCAGAATCCTTGATTCAGGAAGCGACACAGCTCGTTCGTGGGCGTCTGCAAGAAGCGTTGGATAAGAAAATCAAGGAATGGTCTGAGTTGAAGTCACAGATTAATGAAGTGATCAAGCCGTTCATTTATGAAAAAACAGGCCGTAACCCAATGATTCTTACCATTTTGATGGAAGTGTAG
- a CDS encoding Ger(x)C family spore germination protein — protein sequence MLPKRLLALWCSCILVLAGCSDRQIFDETGLATAVGYDLLKDGDVRGTAIMPSINPEAKEKIQVFSAIGETSKGIRDRINLQSDKRVLGGQIRVALYNEKLAKRGLGSIVDTLYRDSSISSRVYLCLFEGETYDMLTHPYSEEGNIGIYLYRMIEQNIEGEKIPSSTMHEFFRSYYDKGIDPIMPFIARKGNELQIKGIALFRGERYVGWITPKEAFLIKLMHGKFRIGSYDTSVPAHIFGEMPKNRGSKKDRVQLVFDTISSHSKIELTQVSPPIFDIHIRLNARILELTLPLKLENARLMKIMEHALEEELGKELQKVVHKLQDLNVDPAGFGIVYRSNRRGKANMTQAEWRKMFKEATFRFHIKSTIIRNGVMD from the coding sequence ATGCTGCCTAAGCGTCTTTTGGCGTTGTGGTGTTCATGTATCCTTGTCCTGGCAGGCTGTTCAGATCGGCAAATTTTTGATGAGACAGGACTTGCCACGGCTGTCGGCTATGATCTGTTAAAGGATGGGGACGTTCGGGGGACAGCAATTATGCCTTCCATTAATCCAGAGGCGAAAGAAAAGATACAGGTTTTTTCAGCCATCGGTGAAACCAGCAAGGGAATTCGGGATCGGATAAATTTACAATCAGATAAAAGAGTATTGGGTGGGCAAATTCGTGTCGCACTCTACAATGAAAAATTGGCAAAGCGTGGACTTGGTAGTATCGTTGACACGTTGTATCGGGATTCCTCTATTTCCAGCAGGGTTTATCTTTGCTTATTTGAAGGCGAAACATATGATATGTTAACGCATCCCTATTCTGAAGAAGGGAATATCGGAATCTATTTATACCGTATGATTGAGCAAAATATTGAAGGGGAAAAAATTCCGTCTTCCACTATGCATGAGTTTTTTCGGTCTTATTATGACAAAGGAATAGACCCGATCATGCCGTTCATTGCAAGAAAGGGAAATGAGCTGCAAATCAAGGGGATCGCATTATTTCGAGGGGAGCGTTATGTAGGGTGGATCACACCCAAGGAAGCCTTTTTAATCAAGCTCATGCATGGAAAATTCCGCATTGGCAGCTACGATACTTCTGTCCCTGCTCATATTTTTGGCGAGATGCCCAAGAATCGCGGAAGTAAAAAAGACCGTGTGCAGCTTGTCTTTGACACGATTTCCAGCCATTCAAAAATCGAGCTGACCCAAGTATCTCCCCCGATCTTTGATATTCACATCCGATTAAATGCGCGGATTTTGGAATTAACCCTCCCGCTGAAGCTAGAGAATGCCAGGTTGATGAAAATCATGGAACATGCACTGGAAGAAGAGCTTGGAAAAGAACTGCAGAAAGTAGTGCATAAATTGCAGGACCTCAATGTCGATCCCGCTGGTTTCGGGATCGTGTATCGCTCAAATAGAAGGGGCAAGGCAAATATGACGCAGGCTGAATGGAGAAAGATGTTCAAAGAAGCGACATTTCGCTTCCACATAAAGTCAACCATCATCCGCAACGGCGTCATGGATTAA
- a CDS encoding BrxA/BrxB family bacilliredoxin has translation MMSYEAYMSQVIQPMRDELTRNGFQELRTAEEVEQALPNAKGLTLVVVNSVCGCAAGLARPAVVHSLNHATKPDNIFTVFAGQDKEATAKAREYFEGYAPSSPSFAIMKDGKIMTMIERHQIENNELATIAGLLTNAYDTYK, from the coding sequence ATGATGTCTTATGAAGCATATATGAGCCAAGTAATTCAACCAATGCGCGATGAGTTGACACGCAACGGTTTTCAAGAGCTTCGCACTGCTGAAGAAGTAGAGCAAGCACTGCCAAATGCAAAAGGCCTGACACTTGTTGTTGTGAACTCGGTTTGTGGCTGTGCAGCAGGACTCGCTCGTCCAGCGGTTGTACATTCCTTGAATCACGCTACAAAACCGGATAACATCTTCACGGTATTCGCAGGTCAAGACAAGGAAGCGACAGCAAAAGCTCGTGAGTATTTCGAAGGCTATGCACCGTCTTCCCCATCCTTCGCGATCATGAAAGACGGCAAAATCATGACCATGATCGAGCGTCATCAAATCGAGAACAACGAACTGGCAACAATCGCTGGCTTGTTGACCAACGCTTACGACACTTACAAATAA
- a CDS encoding LCP family protein, which yields MKIWKRVLLLLLVVIATTAGYYGYSFYQFAQNIQEPNIAPPSGGNSTKAAEIPEWDGKERVNILLMGVDRRGMKNNGLPRSDSMMLVSIDPTGKRYDMFSILRDTYVDIPGRGSSRINSAIVEGGPELAMETVSQFTGLQVDRYVITDFEGFKALIDAVGGVQIDVEKNMYYHDPTDKGVYDINLKKGLQKLNGDKALQYVRFRHDATSDYTRTERQRKLMTAVVDQMKNGTTLMQLPTILKEVTPYVQTNISSVDMLKLSALGLKLNTLEPGNYQLPPMGMFRESHRAGSVLVPDVDQVQSFIQEKIAPPTEASDQPVGEKKSSTQN from the coding sequence ATGAAAATATGGAAACGAGTGTTGCTTCTTTTGCTTGTCGTGATAGCTACGACAGCTGGATATTACGGATACTCTTTTTATCAATTTGCTCAAAATATTCAAGAGCCCAATATCGCACCGCCTAGTGGTGGGAATTCCACCAAAGCCGCGGAAATACCAGAGTGGGATGGCAAGGAACGTGTCAATATTCTGCTGATGGGAGTAGACCGCAGAGGGATGAAAAATAACGGGCTGCCTCGTTCTGACTCTATGATGCTGGTCAGCATCGATCCTACGGGGAAACGTTATGACATGTTTTCAATTCTGCGTGATACGTATGTAGATATTCCCGGTAGAGGTAGCTCGCGGATCAACTCTGCGATTGTAGAAGGTGGACCTGAGCTGGCAATGGAAACGGTTAGTCAGTTCACTGGACTTCAAGTAGATCGTTACGTCATTACTGACTTTGAAGGTTTCAAGGCTTTGATTGATGCAGTAGGTGGAGTCCAGATCGATGTAGAAAAAAACATGTATTATCATGACCCGACAGACAAAGGTGTCTACGATATTAATCTGAAAAAAGGTCTGCAAAAGCTGAATGGAGACAAAGCTTTGCAATATGTTCGTTTCCGCCATGATGCGACCTCCGATTATACACGGACGGAGCGTCAGCGGAAATTAATGACGGCAGTCGTGGATCAGATGAAAAATGGTACGACGCTGATGCAGCTTCCTACCATTTTGAAGGAAGTAACACCGTATGTTCAAACCAATATTAGCTCAGTGGACATGCTGAAGCTGTCTGCACTCGGATTAAAATTGAATACGTTAGAACCAGGTAACTATCAATTGCCACCAATGGGGATGTTCCGTGAGTCCCACCGTGCAGGTTCAGTTCTGGTTCCGGATGTCGATCAGGTTCAGTCGTTTATCCAAGAAAAAATCGCACCTCCTACCGAAGCATCAGATCAACCTGTGGGAGAAAAGAAAAGCAGCACGCAAAACTAA
- a CDS encoding GerAB/ArcD/ProY family transporter, which yields MKINIDVSKDNTITAFLAGVLVHGTQIGMGILGFQRIIAKEAGHDAWISVILAALFTHLTVMIINKTLQKYPSADIYGIQEDVFGKWLGTGISIIYLTYFFVSAGVILRTYIEVVQTWMFPNLPTWVLSGIILFLAFYTVVGGIRVVAGYAFFSFMVTIWMIFELYFPLKFARWEYLFPVMDTSLENLFNGMIAMSLTSAGFEILYVVYPYLQNKERVHKSVQLAVLVTYLIYLFVMIVALVFFSQGQLMRTIWATLNMQKMVYLPILERFELVVISLWLLVILPNIMLYLWASARGLKRLFGFNLRHSLYWIIPVIYVASLSLLSRQQMSRMTTIYSHITLYIIYVYPYFLYLMVWLKKRKQRVKPTSKGESA from the coding sequence ATGAAGATCAACATCGATGTAAGTAAGGACAATACGATAACGGCATTTCTTGCAGGGGTTCTTGTGCATGGCACGCAGATAGGGATGGGCATTTTGGGCTTCCAACGAATCATTGCCAAGGAGGCGGGGCATGATGCTTGGATATCTGTCATACTCGCAGCTTTGTTTACTCATCTTACAGTGATGATCATTAACAAGACCTTGCAAAAATACCCTTCAGCCGATATTTACGGAATTCAGGAAGATGTGTTTGGAAAGTGGCTGGGAACAGGCATAAGCATCATTTATTTGACCTATTTTTTTGTGTCAGCTGGAGTCATTTTACGTACCTACATTGAAGTTGTCCAAACCTGGATGTTTCCGAATTTACCAACGTGGGTTCTGTCAGGGATTATCCTGTTTCTAGCGTTTTACACAGTCGTAGGGGGGATAAGAGTCGTAGCAGGCTATGCGTTTTTTTCCTTTATGGTCACGATATGGATGATATTTGAGTTATATTTTCCTTTGAAATTTGCCAGGTGGGAATATTTGTTTCCTGTCATGGACACCAGCTTGGAGAACCTTTTCAATGGAATGATTGCCATGTCTTTGACCAGTGCCGGCTTTGAGATTCTCTACGTTGTCTATCCTTATTTACAAAATAAAGAGAGGGTACACAAAAGTGTACAGTTGGCGGTGTTGGTGACGTATCTGATCTATTTGTTTGTCATGATTGTGGCACTGGTCTTTTTTAGTCAGGGTCAGCTCATGAGAACGATCTGGGCGACACTCAATATGCAAAAGATGGTGTACCTCCCTATTCTGGAAAGGTTTGAACTGGTTGTCATTTCGTTATGGCTTCTCGTGATCTTGCCGAATATTATGCTGTATTTGTGGGCTTCTGCCCGAGGTCTCAAGCGCTTGTTCGGATTCAATCTACGTCATTCGTTGTATTGGATTATACCCGTGATCTATGTAGCCTCCTTGTCGCTGCTTTCCAGACAGCAGATGAGTCGGATGACGACTATTTACTCGCATATAACTCTGTACATTATTTACGTGTACCCCTATTTTTTGTACCTGATGGTCTGGCTGAAGAAACGAAAGCAAAGGGTGAAACCAACCAGCAAAGGAGAGAGTGCCTGA
- a CDS encoding spore germination protein — protein MDRESARNWFTHTSDLVTEHIDEPEGRVRLFYLSTMADAKVVYSELIPKLREICLEESEIAVIAQHLGVSSSNRVFDDGEAIERLLSGHIVIQVEESSYGLAFPSDGTVGRNIQAPEIETVVLGPQIAFVEELNVNICIIRKYMSTPRLFHERLSVGKTIPMNVSMLYLSGTADEENVNTVRQRINDLELDTSLDSTILAQHIADNEKSLFPTLQQTERPDRAIHGLRQGQIAILVEGSPFALLGPTTLLQFFQSPDDYYLRWSLATFNRLMRTFAMILSLILTPIYVAALTYHYEMVPADLLLSLAQSRSRVPFPPLWEALLMELIIELLREAGARLPTKVGQTIGIVGGIVIGQAIVQAGFTSNILIIIVALGALSSFIAPSYMIGSTIRVVRFPMIFLAGVLGALGIVVGFSFLASHLLRQTSLGRPYMYPIYPVRFSDWKDGFIRAPLSSLSERLKFFNPKRISRFDRDRAKEKKDIDE, from the coding sequence ATGGATCGGGAGAGTGCACGTAATTGGTTTACACATACAAGCGACTTGGTCACTGAACATATCGATGAACCTGAAGGCCGCGTGCGACTTTTCTATTTATCGACCATGGCAGATGCCAAGGTTGTTTACAGCGAGCTCATCCCGAAGCTGCGCGAGATTTGTTTGGAAGAAAGCGAAATTGCAGTGATTGCTCAGCATCTAGGAGTGTCTAGCAGCAACCGAGTCTTCGATGATGGGGAAGCCATTGAGCGTTTACTCAGCGGCCATATTGTTATTCAAGTAGAGGAATCGTCCTATGGCTTGGCGTTCCCCAGTGATGGCACAGTTGGCAGAAACATTCAAGCGCCGGAAATCGAAACAGTTGTACTCGGCCCACAGATCGCCTTTGTAGAAGAGCTGAATGTGAACATCTGTATCATTCGCAAATATATGTCTACCCCAAGACTGTTCCATGAACGATTGAGCGTGGGGAAAACCATACCGATGAATGTGTCGATGCTGTATTTGAGTGGGACGGCCGATGAGGAAAATGTGAATACGGTACGTCAACGGATTAATGATCTGGAATTAGACACCAGTCTGGATTCCACCATACTGGCTCAGCATATCGCGGACAATGAGAAATCATTATTTCCTACGCTTCAGCAAACAGAGCGTCCAGACCGTGCTATACACGGTTTGCGACAAGGGCAGATTGCCATACTCGTGGAGGGGAGCCCATTCGCTCTGCTCGGGCCTACCACCCTGTTGCAATTTTTTCAGTCACCAGATGACTATTACTTGCGTTGGAGTCTTGCTACCTTCAACAGGCTCATGCGCACCTTTGCCATGATTTTGTCCCTAATCCTCACGCCGATCTATGTGGCAGCCCTGACCTATCATTACGAGATGGTTCCAGCTGACCTCTTGCTTTCGCTCGCGCAATCACGCTCTCGGGTACCGTTCCCGCCGTTGTGGGAGGCCCTTTTGATGGAGCTGATTATTGAGCTTTTGCGGGAAGCGGGAGCGAGACTGCCGACCAAGGTCGGTCAGACGATTGGTATTGTGGGCGGTATTGTTATCGGACAAGCTATCGTTCAGGCCGGATTCACGAGCAATATTTTGATTATTATCGTTGCCCTCGGCGCTTTGTCATCCTTTATCGCGCCTAGCTATATGATCGGTTCTACGATCCGGGTGGTTCGTTTTCCGATGATTTTTCTGGCAGGTGTGCTAGGTGCATTAGGCATTGTGGTCGGATTTAGTTTTTTGGCCAGTCACTTGCTTCGTCAGACCAGCTTGGGGCGTCCGTATATGTATCCGATTTATCCCGTGCGATTTTCAGATTGGAAGGATGGCTTTATACGGGCTCCCTTATCCTCCCTTTCGGAACGTCTCAAGTTTTTTAACCCAAAACGAATATCGCGCTTTGACAGGGATAGAGCCAAAGAGAAGAAAGACATTGACGAGTAA